One part of the Eucalyptus grandis isolate ANBG69807.140 chromosome 10, ASM1654582v1, whole genome shotgun sequence genome encodes these proteins:
- the LOC104422753 gene encoding uncharacterized protein LOC104422753, giving the protein MGEGREGDWECGGCNNRNYAFRSFCNRCKQPRLLVDTKTPADSKWLPRIGDWICTGCTNNNYASREKCKKCGQPKEVAAMPAIAMPGASLPTYSNYFARSRGGLEQNMNLGLGLMGSGALKQSLPLNSSWSFGEADNYGIQASVWSLGANSNPGHPFANPISQYPSVPKGWRNGDWICQCGFHNYSSRSQCKKCNASMTPALGMKRLASEDLVHGWDNKRLNAGTTTGLQQSYPAFDQMVGTSSEPRTGAYSSFGSSVAASNIQVQIPHQAATPALLGKGAKQWRQGDWMCTNCNNHNYASRAECNRCKTQRTVLSQPVNAV; this is encoded by the exons aTGGGAGAGGGAAGGGAGGGCGACTGGGAGTGCGGCGGCTGCAACAACCGGAACTACGCCTTCCGCTCCTTCTGCAACCGCTGCAAGCAGCCCCGCCTCCTGGTCGACACCAAGACCCCCGCCGATTCCAAGTGGCTGCCCCGCATCGGCGACTGGATCTGCACCG GTTGCACTAACAACAATTATGCATCAagagaaaagtgcaaaaagtgCGGGCAACCGAAGGAGGTAGCAGCAATGCCAGCAATTGCCATGCCTGGGGCTTCACTCCCaacttattcaaattattttgccAGGTCCCGAGGAGGACTGGAACAAAATATGAATCTTGGACTTGGATTAATGGGCAGTGGTGCTCTCAAGCAATCACTTCCATTGAACTCCTCCTGGTCTTTCGGGGAGGCTGATAACTATGGAATTCAGGCTTCTGTCTGGTCCCTGGGTGCAAACTCCAATCCCGGACATCCATTTGCAAATCCTATCAGTCAGTATCCTTCAGTTCCAAAAGGATGGCGCAATGGCGATTGGATATGCCAATGTGGCTTTCACAATTACTCATCTCGTTCGCAG TGTAAAAAGTGTAATGCTTCTATGACGCCAG CCCTTGGTATGAAGCGATTAGCATCTGAAGATCTTGTCCATGGGTGGGATAACAAGAGATTGAATGCAGGAACT ACAACCGGGCTCCAGCAATCATATCCAGCATTTGATCAAATGGTTGGAACCAGTTCTGAACCTAGAACTGGAGCATATTCATCTTTTGGAAGTTCAGTTGCGGCTTCAAATATACAAGTCCAGATTCCACATCAAGCTGCAACACCTGCTCTTCTTGGAAAGGG AGCAAAACAATGGCGACAGGGTGATTGGATGTGCACAAATTGCAATAATCATAATTATGCATCTCGAGCAGAGTGCAATAG GTGTAAGACGCAAAGAACTGTACTTTCCCAACCTGTCAATGCTGTTTAA
- the LOC104422754 gene encoding RNA demethylase ALKBH9B, whose amino-acid sequence MGDGVPAGSGSGSGSDDPFLRKYQRSELRIASEFLTTWLPFLSRDLCPGCTDSLAHRIRSLTQESPSVRTSSSHMSWADMAQEDELEEEDDQESNKRLADTNRLAEESRVSAVSEKPKLPREQREHIRFMNVKRNKDFICLERVDGKLVNILQGIELHTGVFSAAEQKRIVDYVYQLKGMGKRGELKERTYTAPQKWMRGKGRITIQFGCCYNYATDRNGNPPGILQNEMVDPLPHLFKVIIRRLIRWHVLPPTCIPDSCIVNIYEEGDCIPPHIDNHDFVRPFCTVSFLSECDIVFGSKLKVIAAGDFDGPYKVPLPVGSVLVLNGNGADVAKHCVPAVPTRRISITFRRMDESKRPKDYVPEPDLQGIQPLQYEAERSKRSNSYGTDRHSRRYLPRREAYNGSRGYTERNDSRSEPHYSLQIHRGPSSRRRVRVNVDS is encoded by the exons ATGGGCGACGGCGTCCCcgccggctccggctccggctccggctcggACGATCCGTTCCTCCGCAAGTACCAGCGGTCCGAACTCCGGATCGCGTCGGAGTTCCTCACGACCTGGCTCCCGTTCCTCTCCAGAGATCTCTGCCCCGGCTGCACCGACAGCCTCGCCCATCGCATCCGCTCTCTGACTCAG GAGTCTCCTTCCGTCAGGACTTCAAGTTCGCACATGTCTTGGGCTGACATGGCTCAGGAAGATGAGCTGGAAGAGGAAGATGACCAGGAATCCAACAAACGCTTGGCTGATACGAACAGGTTAGCTGAAGAGTCGAGGGTGTCTGCCGTTTCGGAGAAGCCGAAATTGCCCAGGGAGCAAAGGGAGCACATACGGTTTATGAATGTGAAGAGGAATAAGGATTTTATATGTCTAGAGAGGGTTGACGGGAAGCTCGTGAATATTCTACAGGGAATTGAGCTCCACACTGGTGTTTTCAGTGCTGCAGAGCAGAAGAGAATAGTTGACTATGTGTATCAGCTTAAGGGCATGGGCAAAAGGGGAGAATTGAAAG AGCGGACATACACAGCACCACAAAAATGGATGAGGGGAAAGGGACGCATAACTATTCAATTTGGTTGCTGTTACAATTATGCAACG GATAGAAATGGAAATCCACCGGGAATTCTTCAGAATGAAATGGTTGATCCATTGCCTCACCTCTTTAAGGTTATTATAAGAAGATTGATTAGGTGGCACGTATTACCTCCAACGTGCATACCTGATAGTTGCATCGTCAATATTTATGAAGAAGGGGACTGCATACCTCCACACATAGACAACCACGATTTTGTTAGGCCATTCTGCACTGTATCATTTCTTAGCGAGTGTGACATTGTTTTTGGATCAAAGCTGAAGGTAATTGCTGCTGGTGATTTTGATGGGCCTTATAAGGTTCCTCTTCCAGTAGG ATCTGTTCTTGTTCTAAATGGAAATGGGGCTGATGTGGCAAAGCATTGTGTTCCTGCAGTCCCTACAAGGAG GATATCCATCACATTTAGGAGAATGGATGAATCTAAAAGGCCCAAAGATTATGTTCCAGAACCTGATTTGCAGGGAATTCAGCCATTGCAGTATGAAGCGGAAAGATCTAAGAGGTCAAATTCGTATGGAACAGACCGACATTCAAGAAGGTATCTTCCTAGGAGAGAGGCTTACAATGGTTCAAGGGGATACACAGAGAGAAATGATTCACGTTCAGAGCCTCACTATTCACTTCAAATTCATCGAGGGCCTTCGAGTAGACGAAGGGTCAGGGTAAATGTGGACAGCTAG